The following are from one region of the Mycolicibacterium helvum genome:
- the ppc gene encoding phosphoenolpyruvate carboxylase produces the protein MAEVSDVSLEPIGAVTRTKVGREATEPMREDIRLLGTILGDTVREQNGEEVFDLVERARVESFRVRRSEIDRTELARLFDGIDIHQAIPVIRAFSHFALLANVAEDIHRERRRAVHVAAGEPPQNSTLAATYEKLDAAQLQPETVTDALRGALVSPVITAHPTETRRRTVFDTQHRITQLMRVRLRGQDETDDGQPVETELRRQILTLWQTALIRLSRLKIQDEIEVGLRYYPAAFFEVIPKVNAEVRDALRARWPDTELLAAPILRPGSWIGGDRDGNPNVTAEVVRLATGSAAYTALGHYFAELTHLEQELSMSARLVKTTDDLVALAEQCNEPARTDEPYRRALRVVHARLTATGQDILDRTPQHTLDLGMPPYATPAELRADLDVIDASLRANGSALLADDRLARLRDAVEVFGFHLSSLDMRQNSEVHEEVIAELLSWAGVHADYPSLSEPERVELLAGELATRRPLVRDDSELSELARKELDIVFAAARAVNVFGPAAVPNYIISMCQSVSDMLEAAILLKEAGLLDVSGATVDVAAGAAPEVYAPVGIVPLFETIDDLQRGSAILESVLDLPLYRAMVHARGESQEVMLGYSDSNKDGGYLAANWALYRAELDLVESARKTGIRLRLFHGRGGTVGRGGGPSYDAILAQPPGAVKGSLRLTEQGEIIAAKYAEPRIAHRNLETLLAATLESTLLDTEGLGDLAQSAYDVLDDLAARAQRAYAELVHETPGFVEYFKASTPVSEIGSLNIGSRPTSRKPTTSIADLRAIPWVLAWSQSRVMLPGWYGTGSAFEEWIAEGDGRLEVLQDLYVKWPFFATVLSNMAQVLAKSDLGLAARYSELVEDEELRHRVFDKIVAEHERTIRMHELITGHDDLLADNPALARSVFNRFPYLEPLNHLQVELLRRYRSGDEDELVQRGILLTMSGLASALRNSG, from the coding sequence ATGGCTGAAGTCTCGGACGTATCCCTGGAACCGATCGGCGCGGTCACCCGCACCAAGGTCGGGCGGGAGGCCACCGAACCGATGCGCGAGGACATCCGGCTGCTCGGGACGATCCTCGGCGACACCGTGCGTGAGCAGAACGGCGAAGAGGTGTTCGACCTCGTCGAGCGGGCCCGCGTCGAATCGTTCCGGGTGCGCCGATCCGAAATCGACCGAACCGAGCTGGCCCGGCTCTTTGACGGCATCGACATCCATCAGGCCATCCCGGTGATTCGCGCCTTCAGCCACTTCGCCCTGCTGGCCAACGTCGCCGAGGACATCCACCGCGAACGCCGCCGGGCCGTCCACGTCGCCGCAGGCGAACCACCGCAGAACAGCACCCTTGCCGCCACCTACGAAAAGCTGGACGCGGCGCAGTTGCAGCCCGAGACGGTCACCGACGCACTACGAGGTGCGTTGGTGTCGCCGGTGATCACCGCCCATCCGACCGAGACCCGGCGCCGTACCGTGTTCGACACCCAGCACCGCATCACCCAGCTGATGCGGGTGCGGCTGCGCGGGCAGGACGAAACCGACGACGGCCAGCCGGTCGAGACCGAACTCCGTCGGCAGATTCTGACGCTGTGGCAGACCGCACTGATCCGGTTGTCCCGGTTGAAGATTCAGGACGAGATCGAGGTCGGCCTGCGGTATTACCCGGCAGCGTTCTTCGAGGTGATCCCGAAGGTGAACGCCGAAGTGCGCGACGCGCTGCGGGCTCGCTGGCCCGATACCGAACTGCTGGCCGCGCCGATCCTGCGCCCTGGCTCGTGGATCGGCGGTGATCGCGACGGCAACCCGAATGTCACCGCCGAGGTGGTGCGACTGGCGACCGGTAGTGCCGCGTACACCGCGTTGGGGCACTATTTCGCCGAACTGACGCACCTCGAGCAGGAGCTGTCGATGTCCGCGCGGCTGGTGAAGACCACCGACGATCTGGTCGCACTGGCCGAACAATGCAACGAGCCGGCCCGAACCGACGAGCCCTATCGGCGGGCGCTGCGGGTGGTGCACGCCCGGCTCACTGCCACGGGCCAGGACATCCTGGACCGCACGCCGCAGCACACTCTCGATCTCGGCATGCCGCCCTATGCGACCCCGGCCGAGCTGCGGGCCGACCTCGATGTCATCGACGCCTCACTACGCGCCAACGGCAGCGCGCTGCTGGCCGACGATCGGCTGGCCCGGCTGCGGGATGCCGTGGAGGTCTTCGGCTTTCACCTCAGCAGCTTGGATATGCGGCAGAACTCCGAGGTGCACGAAGAGGTCATCGCCGAATTGCTCTCCTGGGCGGGCGTGCACGCCGATTACCCGTCGTTGTCCGAGCCGGAACGCGTCGAGCTGCTGGCGGGGGAGTTGGCCACCCGGCGCCCACTGGTCCGCGACGACTCCGAGCTGTCGGAGTTGGCCCGCAAGGAACTCGACATCGTCTTTGCCGCCGCTCGTGCCGTTAACGTGTTCGGCCCGGCGGCGGTGCCGAATTACATCATCTCGATGTGCCAGTCGGTCTCGGACATGCTGGAGGCCGCGATCCTGCTCAAAGAGGCTGGACTGCTGGATGTTTCGGGCGCAACAGTGGATGTTGCCGCCGGAGCGGCTCCGGAGGTCTACGCACCGGTAGGCATCGTGCCGCTCTTCGAGACGATCGACGACCTGCAGCGCGGTTCGGCCATCCTGGAATCGGTGCTGGATCTTCCGCTTTACCGGGCGATGGTGCACGCCCGTGGCGAGAGCCAGGAAGTCATGCTCGGCTACTCGGACTCCAATAAGGACGGCGGATACCTCGCCGCCAACTGGGCGCTGTATCGGGCCGAACTGGATCTGGTGGAGTCGGCCCGCAAGACCGGGATCCGGCTGCGGTTGTTCCACGGTCGCGGCGGAACCGTCGGCCGCGGTGGCGGTCCGAGCTACGACGCGATTCTGGCCCAGCCGCCGGGGGCAGTGAAGGGGTCGCTGCGGCTGACGGAACAGGGCGAGATCATCGCGGCCAAATACGCCGAGCCGCGCATCGCCCACCGAAACCTGGAGACGCTGCTGGCAGCGACGCTCGAGTCGACGCTGCTGGACACCGAAGGATTGGGGGATCTGGCCCAAAGCGCCTATGACGTGCTCGACGACCTCGCCGCCCGCGCGCAGCGTGCCTACGCCGAATTGGTCCACGAGACACCGGGTTTCGTCGAATACTTCAAGGCGTCCACCCCGGTCAGCGAGATCGGCTCGCTCAATATCGGCAGCCGGCCGACATCGCGCAAACCCACCACGTCGATCGCCGACCTGCGAGCCATCCCGTGGGTACTGGCCTGGAGTCAGTCGCGCGTCATGCTGCCCGGCTGGTATGGCACGGGCAGTGCGTTCGAGGAGTGGATCGCCGAAGGTGACGGCCGCCTCGAGGTACTGCAGGACCTCTACGTGAAGTGGCCGTTCTTCGCCACGGTGCTCTCGAACATGGCCCAGGTGCTGGCCAAGTCGGATTTGGGGCTGGCCGCTCGGTATTCCGAGCTCGTCGAGGACGAGGAGCTGCGGCACCGGGTATTCGACAAGATCGTCGCCGAACACGAGCGCACCATTCGCATGCACGAGCTCATCACGGGACACGACGATCTGCTCGCCGATAATCCGGCGCTGGCCCGCTCGGTGTTCAACCGGTTCCCATACCTGGAGCCGCTTAATCACTTACAGGTGGAGCTGTTGCGCCGCTATCGATCCGGCGACGAAGACGAGCTGGTGCAGCGCGGCATCCTGCTGACGATGAGCGGGTTGGCCTCGGCGCTCCGCAACAGCGGCTGA
- a CDS encoding AMP-binding protein, giving the protein MIALLTNLVRRSRLEVWSAAVLLRSGVVRPLSVRRLARMLKALNTYGLMGAGTTIAALRDPDGVAIIDEHGPLTYRELDRRSDAVAAGWGRRGLRAGAGVAVLTRNHRGFYDAVFGAAKCGARLILLNTGFGRDQLADVVAREGVDLLVYDEEFGDSVSSLPLRVGRFLAWHNDSNTDSLDQLISESDGSAPAPPDTRPKIIILTSGTTGTPKGAARSEPRSLIPVGGLFGKVPFRAREVTECAVPLFHSLGFSQAMMALVLGSTLVIRREFDPAKTLESLRINRATALIVVPIMLRRMLDQQPVGHFSDLRVIFVGGSQLGAGLCRRALDAFGPVVYNMYGSTEVAFATIATPADLATEPGCVGGVVAGSAVRILDAHGRPVPTGTPGRIFVGNVMQFEGYTGGGNKEIVDGLLSSGDVGHFDSAGRLFIDGRDDEMVISGGEKVFPSEVEDALERHPDIAEAAVIGVGDVEFGQRLRSFVVTRPGRALSADDVKSYVAQRLARFKVPRDVVFMDTLPRNPSGKVLKRLLDHS; this is encoded by the coding sequence TTGATCGCGCTACTGACCAACCTGGTGCGCCGCTCCAGGTTGGAGGTCTGGTCTGCGGCAGTGCTGTTGCGCAGCGGTGTGGTGCGCCCACTGTCGGTCCGCCGGCTCGCCAGAATGCTCAAGGCCCTCAACACGTACGGGCTCATGGGTGCCGGGACGACGATCGCCGCGCTTCGGGACCCCGACGGTGTGGCCATCATCGACGAACACGGACCGCTGACCTACCGTGAGCTCGATCGCCGGTCGGATGCCGTCGCCGCCGGATGGGGGCGCCGCGGGCTGCGGGCAGGGGCCGGGGTCGCCGTGTTGACCCGAAACCATCGTGGTTTCTACGATGCGGTGTTCGGTGCGGCCAAGTGCGGCGCCCGCCTGATTCTGCTCAACACGGGGTTCGGCCGCGACCAGTTGGCCGACGTCGTCGCCCGCGAGGGAGTGGACCTGCTGGTCTACGACGAGGAGTTCGGCGACTCCGTGTCGAGCCTTCCGTTGCGCGTGGGCCGGTTTCTGGCATGGCACAACGATTCCAACACCGACTCGCTCGACCAGCTGATCTCTGAGAGCGATGGCTCCGCGCCGGCACCCCCAGACACCCGGCCGAAGATCATCATCTTGACCAGCGGCACCACCGGAACCCCCAAGGGTGCCGCGCGCTCGGAGCCGCGTTCGCTCATCCCGGTGGGCGGACTGTTCGGCAAAGTGCCGTTCCGGGCACGAGAGGTCACCGAATGCGCGGTGCCACTGTTTCATTCCCTAGGGTTCAGCCAGGCGATGATGGCACTGGTGCTGGGATCGACGTTGGTGATCCGCCGCGAGTTCGACCCAGCTAAGACGTTGGAGAGCCTGCGCATCAATCGTGCGACAGCGCTGATCGTGGTGCCGATAATGCTGCGGCGCATGCTGGATCAGCAGCCGGTCGGGCATTTTTCCGACCTGCGGGTCATCTTCGTCGGCGGCTCGCAGCTCGGCGCGGGTCTGTGCCGACGTGCGCTGGATGCCTTCGGGCCGGTCGTCTACAACATGTACGGCTCCACCGAGGTGGCATTCGCGACAATCGCCACGCCTGCCGATCTGGCGACCGAACCGGGATGTGTCGGTGGCGTGGTGGCGGGTTCGGCGGTACGGATTCTCGACGCTCACGGCAGGCCCGTCCCGACCGGAACCCCGGGCCGCATCTTCGTCGGCAACGTCATGCAGTTCGAGGGCTACACCGGCGGCGGCAACAAGGAGATCGTCGACGGCTTGCTGTCCAGCGGGGACGTCGGCCATTTCGACAGCGCAGGAAGACTCTTTATCGACGGTCGGGATGACGAGATGGTCATCTCAGGTGGCGAGAAGGTGTTCCCCAGCGAGGTCGAGGACGCGCTGGAACGCCATCCCGACATCGCCGAGGCCGCGGTGATCGGCGTGGGCGATGTCGAGTTCGGGCAGCGACTGCGCAGTTTCGTCGTCACCAGGCCGGGACGCGCACTGAGCGCCGACGACGTCAAATCCTATGTCGCTCAACGACTGGCCCGGTTCAAGGTGCCGCGCGACGTGGTATTCATGGACACTTTGCCGAGAAATCCGAGTGGCAAGGTCCTCAAAAGGCTGCTCGACCACTCATAG
- a CDS encoding ATPase, whose amino-acid sequence MVDKTPPPRTGRDRLKTLAQAALNADVTVDQLDTILTGMSEALTDLNTTMSGMNGTLEYFEETLGVFNSTLARIDELAPRLDAVVGRMEGIVERVERIVGVGEAVLSPLAATESAVRGVVNAVRRAGR is encoded by the coding sequence ATGGTTGACAAGACGCCACCGCCCCGCACTGGTCGCGACCGGCTCAAGACCCTGGCACAGGCAGCACTCAACGCCGATGTCACCGTCGACCAGCTCGACACCATCCTGACCGGGATGAGCGAGGCGCTCACCGATCTCAACACGACGATGAGCGGAATGAACGGCACCCTCGAGTACTTCGAGGAAACCCTTGGCGTGTTCAACTCCACGCTGGCCCGCATCGACGAACTGGCGCCGAGGCTGGACGCGGTGGTCGGACGGATGGAAGGGATCGTCGAGCGGGTCGAGCGCATCGTGGGAGTCGGCGAGGCGGTGCTGTCGCCGCTGGCCGCCACCGAGTCCGCGGTACGCGGGGTGGTCAACGCGGTGCGTCGCGCGGGCCGTTGA
- the pgl gene encoding 6-phosphogluconolactonase, producing MTRIVETYADTEALVTAVGDRLVEAITSAIAARGQAFIVLTGGGTGIGLLKHVGAHDEAIDWARVHIFWGDDRFVPADDAERNDKQAREALLDHIDIPAGNVHPMAASDGEFGDDLEAAALAYEGVLAATAEPGEPTPAFDVHLLGMGGEGHINSLFPHTPAVAETTRLVVGVADSPKPPPRRITLTLPAVTRSREVWLVVSGAAKADAVADAIGGASPDDVPAAGAVGFEATVWLLDTEAASKL from the coding sequence ATGACCCGCATCGTCGAGACATACGCCGACACCGAAGCCTTGGTGACCGCCGTCGGCGACCGCCTGGTCGAGGCGATCACATCCGCGATCGCGGCCCGTGGGCAAGCGTTCATCGTATTAACCGGCGGCGGAACGGGTATCGGCCTGCTCAAGCACGTGGGCGCGCACGACGAGGCGATCGACTGGGCCAGGGTGCACATCTTCTGGGGCGACGATCGCTTTGTGCCCGCCGACGACGCCGAGCGCAATGACAAGCAGGCCCGCGAAGCGCTGCTCGATCACATCGACATCCCGGCCGGCAATGTACACCCGATGGCCGCCAGCGACGGTGAGTTCGGCGACGATCTGGAGGCGGCCGCGCTGGCCTACGAGGGCGTGCTGGCGGCCACCGCCGAGCCAGGTGAACCCACACCGGCTTTCGACGTACATCTGCTCGGGATGGGCGGCGAAGGTCATATCAACTCGCTGTTCCCGCACACCCCGGCCGTCGCGGAAACCACCCGTCTGGTCGTCGGCGTCGCGGACTCCCCCAAGCCGCCGCCCCGGCGGATTACGCTGACGCTGCCCGCCGTCACGCGGTCGCGCGAGGTGTGGCTGGTGGTGTCGGGCGCGGCCAAGGCCGATGCTGTCGCCGACGCCATCGGCGGCGCCAGCCCAGACGACGTGCCCGCGGCCGGTGCGGTCGGCTTCGAGGCCACGGTTTGGCTTCTCGACACCGAGGCAGCCAGCAAGCTGTAA
- the opcA gene encoding glucose-6-phosphate dehydrogenase assembly protein OpcA, whose protein sequence is MIVDLPDTTTNTLNKKITALREEGGAITLGRVLTLVIAPDTEDLVEDSIEAAVSASREHPCRIIVVVPDDRLATDARLDGQLRVGADAGAGEVVVLRISGPLANHANSVVLPFLLPDTPVVAWWPGTAPAIPAEDPLGRLAIRRITDATSAEDPLASIKGRLQGYTDGDTDLAWSRITYWRALLASAVDQPPYEPITSVVVSGLKDEPALDILAGWLASRVDGTVQRAVGDLRVELVRASETVTLSRPQEGITATLTRTSHPEALLPLPRRETRECLAEDLRRLDADEIYHEALAGIDKVQYV, encoded by the coding sequence GTGATTGTCGATCTGCCGGACACGACGACCAATACCCTCAACAAGAAGATCACCGCGCTGCGCGAAGAGGGCGGGGCGATCACCCTGGGCCGGGTGCTGACGCTGGTCATCGCGCCCGACACCGAGGATCTGGTCGAGGACTCCATCGAGGCCGCGGTGTCGGCCAGCCGTGAACACCCCTGCCGCATCATCGTCGTGGTGCCCGACGACCGGTTGGCTACCGACGCGCGACTGGACGGCCAGTTGCGGGTGGGCGCCGATGCCGGCGCCGGCGAAGTCGTGGTGTTGCGAATCTCTGGCCCGCTGGCCAACCATGCCAACAGCGTCGTGCTGCCGTTCCTGCTGCCCGATACGCCGGTAGTGGCGTGGTGGCCAGGTACCGCCCCGGCGATTCCCGCCGAGGATCCGTTGGGCCGCCTGGCTATTCGCCGGATCACTGACGCGACATCGGCGGAGGACCCACTGGCGTCGATCAAGGGCCGGCTGCAGGGCTACACCGACGGCGACACCGACCTCGCCTGGAGCCGGATCACCTACTGGCGAGCCCTGCTGGCCTCGGCAGTGGATCAACCGCCGTACGAGCCGATCACATCGGTGGTCGTGTCGGGGCTGAAAGACGAACCGGCCCTGGATATTCTGGCTGGTTGGCTGGCCAGCCGCGTCGACGGCACGGTGCAGCGCGCTGTCGGCGACCTGAGGGTCGAGTTGGTGCGCGCTTCGGAGACGGTGACGCTGAGCCGGCCGCAAGAGGGCATCACCGCCACCCTGACCCGTACCTCGCATCCGGAGGCCCTGCTGCCGCTGCCGCGCCGGGAGACCCGTGAGTGCCTGGCCGAGGATCTTCGCCGGCTCGATGCCGACGAGATCTACCACGAGGCGCTGGCCGGCATCGACAAGGTGCAGTACGTATGA
- the zwf gene encoding glucose-6-phosphate dehydrogenase: MTHRPVPGLMAPAPDTWHNPLRDKRDKRMPRIAGPCAVVIFGVTGDLARKKLMPAIYDLANRGLLPPSFSLVGFARRDWKDEDFGNIVHDAVCQYARTPFRQEVWDRLAEGFRFVQGTFDDPASFTRLSETLEKLDVERGTGGNHAFYLSIPPNAFPVVCEELKKSELARQQDGRWSRVVIEKPFGHDLQSAIELNKVVNSVFPEDSVFRIDHYLGKETVQNIMALRFANELFEPIWNSHYVDSVQITMAEDIGLGGRGGYYDGIGAARDVIQNHLIQLLALTAMEEPVSFHPHEVTAEKIKVLSATSLAKPLDLTSSRGQYTAGWQGGEKVVGLLDEEGFSKTSTTETFAAITLEVDTRRWAGVPFYLRTGKRLGRRVTEIALVFKRAPHLPFDATMTEELGKNALVIRVQPDEGITLRFGSKVPGSAMEVRDVNMDFSYGSAFAEDSPEAYERLILDVLLGEPSLFPVNAEVELSWDILDPVLDYWATHGKPDPYESGTWGPDSAFEVLQRSGREWRRP; this comes from the coding sequence ATGACCCACCGTCCCGTACCGGGGCTGATGGCGCCGGCCCCCGACACCTGGCACAACCCGCTGCGCGACAAGCGCGACAAGCGGATGCCGAGGATCGCCGGGCCGTGCGCCGTGGTGATCTTCGGCGTGACCGGTGACCTCGCGCGCAAGAAGCTGATGCCGGCGATCTACGACCTGGCCAACCGTGGGCTGCTGCCGCCGTCGTTCTCGCTCGTCGGTTTCGCCCGACGGGACTGGAAGGACGAGGATTTCGGCAACATCGTCCATGACGCGGTATGCCAGTACGCGCGCACCCCGTTTCGCCAGGAAGTGTGGGATCGGCTGGCCGAGGGATTCCGCTTCGTCCAGGGCACCTTCGACGACCCTGCCTCGTTCACGCGACTGTCCGAGACCCTGGAGAAGCTCGACGTCGAACGCGGAACCGGCGGCAATCATGCCTTCTACCTGTCGATTCCACCGAATGCGTTCCCGGTGGTGTGCGAGGAGCTGAAGAAGTCCGAGCTGGCCCGCCAGCAGGACGGCCGCTGGAGCCGGGTAGTGATCGAGAAGCCGTTCGGCCACGACCTGCAGAGCGCCATCGAGCTCAACAAAGTGGTCAACAGCGTGTTCCCCGAGGATTCGGTCTTCCGCATCGACCACTACCTCGGCAAGGAGACGGTCCAGAACATCATGGCGTTGCGCTTCGCCAACGAGCTGTTCGAGCCGATCTGGAATAGCCACTACGTCGACAGCGTGCAGATCACCATGGCCGAGGACATTGGCCTCGGCGGCCGCGGGGGCTACTACGACGGGATCGGCGCGGCGCGCGACGTCATCCAGAATCACCTGATCCAACTGCTCGCGCTGACCGCGATGGAAGAGCCGGTCAGCTTCCATCCGCACGAGGTGACGGCCGAGAAGATCAAGGTGCTCTCGGCCACCTCGCTGGCCAAGCCGCTGGATCTGACCTCATCGCGGGGTCAGTACACCGCGGGGTGGCAGGGCGGCGAGAAGGTCGTCGGCCTGCTCGACGAGGAGGGGTTCTCCAAGACCTCCACCACCGAGACGTTCGCCGCGATCACCCTGGAGGTCGACACCCGGCGATGGGCCGGTGTGCCGTTCTATCTGCGAACCGGAAAGCGGTTGGGCCGCAGGGTCACCGAGATCGCCCTGGTGTTCAAGCGGGCACCACACCTACCTTTCGACGCGACGATGACCGAAGAGTTGGGCAAGAACGCCTTGGTCATCCGTGTCCAGCCCGACGAGGGCATCACGCTGAGGTTCGGCTCGAAGGTACCGGGCAGCGCAATGGAAGTCCGCGATGTCAACATGGACTTCTCCTACGGCTCGGCCTTCGCCGAGGATTCACCGGAGGCCTACGAGCGGCTGATCCTCGATGTGCTGCTCGGCGAGCCGTCGCTGTTCCCGGTCAATGCCGAGGTCGAATTGTCTTGGGACATACTCGATCCCGTACTGGACTACTGGGCCACCCACGGCAAGCCGGATCCCTACGAGTCGGGTACCTGGGGGCCGGACTCGGCGTTCGAGGTGCTGCAGCGGTCCGGGCGGGAATGGAGAAGACCGTGA